One window from the genome of Dermacentor silvarum isolate Dsil-2018 chromosome 5, BIME_Dsil_1.4, whole genome shotgun sequence encodes:
- the LOC125945729 gene encoding putative nuclease HARBI1, with protein MRILAVDALRPGSDHDAHVWRTTWLRRRFQEGHIAKAGEHLLGDSGYPLEPWLLTPVPGHPPAHTAEGRYNTAHASMRSVVERCIRLLKSRFRCLQRYRALHYEPDRAANIVAACAVLHNLCLDEQCV; from the exons ATGCGGATTCTGGCCGTCGACGCTCTGCGACCGGGGTCGGATCACGACGCACACGTCTGGAGAACGACGTGGTTGCGTCGTCGTTTCCAGGAGGGACACATTGCCAAGGCCGGCGAGCACCTCCTCG gtgacagcggctaccccCTGGAACCATGGCTCCTGACTCCGGTCCCAGGCCATCCTCCTGCTCACACTGCAGAAGGCAGGTACAACACTGCACACGCTTCCATGCGGTCCGTAGTGGAACGCTGCATTAGACTTCTGAAGAGCCGCTTCCGCTGCCTTCAGAGGTACCGTGCCCTCCACTATGAACCAGACCGCGCAGCCAACATCGTTGCAGCGTGTGCAGTGTTGCACAATTTGTGTCTTGATGAACAGTGCGTTTGa